The sequence ATGATTATCGACCTAGCCTTGGCGAAGAATCCCGTCGTGTCGTCGGCAGAAGGCAACATTGAGCAACAAAAGGGTCAACAGACGGCGGCCGGTGCCTATCCTAATCCTACGGTGACCGGCTTCGGTGGTCATGGAAACCTTCAGGATACAGGTCGGATTGGTATTGGACCGATTCTTGACCGACAGTCGGTCACCGAATACAACGTGATCGTTGGACAACCAGTAGAATGGCCGGCGCTGCGGACCGCGCGGCAACGAGTAGCCGATCTCGGCCTCTCAACGGCCAACGTGGGCCTGTTGGAAACTCGATTGAATTTATCAGCTCAAGTCAAGGCCGCGTTCTATGACCTCCTATTGGCCCAGCGGGGAGCCGACCTTGCGCGACAGAACTTGGATACTGTCGAGGGTGTGGCACGGATCGTGAGGGCAAGGGTCAAATCGGGCGAGGCGCCTCAATTTGAATCCATCAAGGCGGAGGTGGAAGTCCTGAAAGCTGGGCAGCTGTTGGCGCGCGCGGACAATGTGGTTCGCATCAGCCGTGTGGTCGTCAACACCCTGACCGGTGGCGCGTTGGGGGCAACCTATGCGGTTCAGGGAGAATTTAGGATGGTTCCGCGGGATTTGCAGATCGAAGGGCTTATGGTCCGCATGATGGACCAGCATCCAGCCATTCAACGCTTGTTGAGCTCGGTGGAGCAATCGGACTGGAAGATCGAGTTTGAACGGCAGGCTCGCGTACCGACCGTGACCGTCAACGGCAGCTATTGGCGCGAAATTGGACGAGAAGCGGCTCAAGCAGGACTCTCAATTCCTGTGCCGCTTTGGTATCGGCGCCAGGGAGAAATCGCGGCATCGCTAGGGGCCAAGCGTCGTGAGGAGGCCGAGTTGCTGAGAACGCGTAATGAGTTGGGGCGGGCTGTCTATCAACATTATCAGGACGTCCGCACCACGGCCGAGTTGATTGAGGTATTCGATAAGGGGTTACTCAAACAAGCGCAGGAGGCGTTACGACTTGCGCAGTT is a genomic window of Candidatus Nitrospira kreftii containing:
- a CDS encoding hypothetical protein (conserved exported protein of unknown function), whose protein sequence is MALVLALLCGINIAIGVGTASAEPAAQVYSLDMIIDLALAKNPVVSSAEGNIEQQKGQQTAAGAYPNPTVTGFGGHGNLQDTGRIGIGPILDRQSVTEYNVIVGQPVEWPALRTARQRVADLGLSTANVGLLETRLNLSAQVKAAFYDLLLAQRGADLARQNLDTVEGVARIVRARVKSGEAPQFESIKAEVEVLKAGQLLARADNVVRISRVVVNTLTGGALGATYAVQGEFRMVPRDLQIEGLMVRMMDQHPAIQRLLSSVEQSDWKIEFERQARVPTVTVNGSYWREIGREAAQAGLSIPVPLWYRRQGEIAASLGAKRREEAELLRTRNELGRAVYQHYQDVRTTAELIEVFDKGLLKQAQEALRLAQFSFQQGASSLLEVLDAQRVQRQILLDYAEARHALSVSLARLEQAVGGTL